A section of the Pedobacter sp. HDW13 genome encodes:
- a CDS encoding DUF1570 domain-containing protein → MKKRFLFLLVNLISLASFAQYIEINQVNCKISDTEQKKIEKLIAYERMFCNEIFETHQNTTAPVKINLYGKSKDYRLEQKKYNVPASSDGFYIDAINEAFVYKNRDFISVALHEASHSIFQFNFKKSPRWLNEGLAEFFETLDFDSEGNLYAYPQSMRIKSIKAGIDLKDSERLKKFFNIYGGSFYGHEVRDNYNTAYSIIYFFVKGKRTEILKKIIRLTNQGYDTEKAIAQVFGSFESFEESYKLFYNYHQ, encoded by the coding sequence ATGAAAAAACGTTTTCTATTTTTATTGGTTAATTTGATCAGTCTCGCCTCCTTTGCCCAATATATAGAGATTAACCAGGTAAACTGCAAAATAAGCGATACCGAGCAAAAGAAAATAGAGAAGCTGATTGCCTACGAGCGCATGTTCTGCAATGAAATTTTCGAAACCCACCAGAACACTACTGCGCCGGTAAAAATAAACCTCTATGGAAAGAGTAAAGATTACCGCTTAGAACAGAAAAAATACAATGTACCTGCCAGCAGCGATGGCTTTTATATCGATGCCATTAATGAGGCCTTTGTTTACAAGAACCGTGATTTTATATCGGTTGCCCTGCACGAAGCCAGCCACAGTATTTTTCAGTTTAATTTTAAAAAATCGCCCAGATGGTTAAACGAAGGACTTGCCGAATTTTTCGAAACACTCGATTTTGACAGCGAAGGCAATTTATATGCTTACCCACAGAGCATGCGTATTAAAAGCATAAAAGCAGGTATAGATTTAAAAGACAGCGAGCGGTTAAAAAAGTTTTTCAATATTTATGGCGGTTCATTTTATGGGCACGAGGTTCGCGATAATTACAACACTGCTTATAGTATTATTTATTTTTTCGTTAAAGGTAAAAGAACCGAGATTTTAAAAAAAATCATCAGGCTTACCAACCAGGGCTACGACACAGAAAAAGCCATAGCGCAGGTTTTTGGCAGTTTTGAGTCGTTCGAAGAAAGCTATAAACTATTTTACAATTATCACCAATAA
- a CDS encoding AraC family transcriptional regulator, whose protein sequence is MKPSFEVVEPSFGSSFYYSKYIANENNMAHLWHYHPEIEMVFVNGGTGKRQIGSHVSYYTEGDLILIGSNLPHCGFTDTNTGNKNETVIQMKPEFLGSGFLGLQETKGIQELFDKAKGGIAFGNETKALVGDKIEMMDDQPPFERLLSLLYVLKVLENAKDYKILNARGFSMEMQVQDNDRINMIFNFVKDHFQEPISLHDIAEMSSMTVPSFCRYFKKITKKTFTHFVNEYRVVHASKLLAEKPVSIANIAYESGFNNFSHFNKLFKEFTGKSASEYRHELKAIMK, encoded by the coding sequence ATGAAACCAAGTTTTGAAGTTGTCGAACCTTCTTTCGGGAGTTCTTTTTATTACTCGAAATACATCGCTAATGAAAACAACATGGCCCATTTGTGGCACTATCATCCCGAAATTGAAATGGTTTTTGTAAACGGTGGTACGGGCAAAAGGCAAATCGGCAGTCATGTTTCTTACTACACCGAAGGTGATTTGATTTTAATTGGCAGTAATTTGCCTCATTGCGGTTTCACCGATACCAATACAGGCAATAAAAACGAAACCGTAATCCAGATGAAGCCCGAGTTTTTGGGCTCCGGTTTTTTAGGCCTTCAGGAAACTAAAGGTATTCAGGAATTATTTGATAAAGCAAAGGGTGGTATTGCATTTGGTAATGAAACCAAAGCCCTTGTGGGCGATAAAATAGAAATGATGGATGACCAGCCTCCTTTTGAACGCTTGCTATCCTTATTATATGTATTAAAAGTGCTCGAAAACGCAAAGGACTATAAAATTTTAAATGCCCGGGGCTTTTCGATGGAAATGCAGGTACAGGATAACGACCGCATTAACATGATCTTCAACTTTGTGAAAGACCATTTTCAGGAACCCATCAGTTTGCACGATATTGCAGAAATGTCGAGCATGACTGTCCCGTCATTTTGCCGGTATTTTAAAAAAATTACAAAAAAAACTTTTACCCATTTTGTAAACGAGTACCGCGTGGTGCACGCTTCCAAGTTATTGGCAGAAAAACCGGTAAGCATAGCCAATATTGCCTACGAAAGTGGTTTTAACAATTTTAGTCACTTTAATAAGTTGTTTAAAGAATTTACGGGTAAAAGTGCATCTGAATACAGGCACGAACTGAAAGCGATTATGAAATAA
- the rpsF gene encoding 30S ribosomal protein S6, giving the protein MNQYETVIVLTPLLSEEAAKEALAKFKAILTDNGAEIIQEDNWGLRKLAYPIDKKSNGFFNLTEYKASGDLIAKLELQLKRDERVLRFLTIRLDKHAVAYNEKKRSGAFNKKTKEVAA; this is encoded by the coding sequence ATGAATCAGTACGAAACTGTTATCGTTCTAACCCCGTTGTTATCTGAAGAAGCTGCGAAAGAGGCATTAGCTAAATTCAAAGCGATTCTTACTGATAACGGTGCCGAAATTATCCAGGAGGATAATTGGGGTTTGAGAAAATTAGCGTATCCAATTGACAAAAAGTCAAATGGTTTCTTCAACTTAACTGAATACAAAGCTTCAGGTGATTTGATCGCAAAATTAGAGCTTCAATTAAAACGCGATGAGCGTGTGTTACGTTTCTTAACTATCCGTTTAGACAAACACGCTGTTGCTTACAATGAGAAAAAGCGTAGTGGTGCTTTTAACAAAAAAACTAAGGAGGTTGCAGCGTAA
- the rpsR gene encoding 30S ribosomal protein S18, which produces MAREQIQYVTAPKVEDNRKKYCRFKKNGIKYIDYKDANFLLKFINDQGKLLPRRLTGTSLKFQRKVAQAVKRARHIGLLPFVADQLK; this is translated from the coding sequence ATGGCAAGAGAACAAATTCAATACGTAACTGCCCCTAAAGTAGAGGATAACCGTAAAAAATATTGCCGTTTCAAGAAAAACGGAATTAAATATATCGATTACAAGGATGCAAACTTCTTGTTGAAATTCATTAACGATCAAGGTAAATTATTACCACGCCGTTTAACTGGTACTTCGTTAAAATTCCAACGTAAAGTGGCTCAGGCTGTAAAACGTGCCCGTCACATCGGTTTGTTACCTTTCGTTGCTGATCAATTAAAATAG
- the rplI gene encoding 50S ribosomal protein L9, translating into MEIILKQDIKGLGEKDDVVTVKPGFGRNYLIPQGFAALATSSAKKVLAENLKQAAFKQDKIKKDAEGVAERLTAVKLSIGAKAGESGKIFGAVNTIQIAEALKAQGFDVDRRRITFETEPKFVGEYVANLNLHKEVKVQVPFEVVAE; encoded by the coding sequence ATGGAAATTATTTTAAAACAAGATATTAAAGGCCTTGGTGAGAAAGATGATGTAGTTACAGTAAAGCCAGGTTTTGGCCGTAACTATTTAATCCCTCAAGGATTTGCTGCATTGGCTACTTCTTCTGCTAAAAAAGTATTAGCAGAAAACTTAAAGCAAGCTGCTTTTAAACAAGATAAAATTAAGAAAGATGCTGAAGGTGTTGCTGAGCGTTTAACTGCTGTTAAACTTTCAATCGGTGCTAAAGCTGGCGAAAGCGGAAAAATCTTCGGAGCGGTTAACACCATCCAGATTGCTGAAGCATTAAAAGCTCAAGGCTTTGATGTAGACCGTCGTCGTATTACTTTCGAAACTGAACCTAAATTTGTTGGCGAATATGTTGCTAACTTAAACTTACACAAAGAAGTTAAAGTTCAAGTTCCTTTCGAAGTAGTTGCTGAATAA
- a CDS encoding SDR family oxidoreductase — MKVALITGGSKGIGLGIAEALLKDGYKVAITSRTIDAANKAASSLVAHGDILAIEADVKDFKSQQEAVSLIIQKWGRLDVLIANAGVGHFAPIDELDINLWNEIIDTNLTGVFYSIKASVEEIKKTQGHIFTISSLAGTNFFAGGSAYNASKFGLTGFTQAVMLDLRKYGVKVSTIMPGSVASHFNDHNPDAEADSWKIQPEDMGKLLVDLLSMPARTLPSKVEIRPTTRRDRKI; from the coding sequence ATGAAAGTTGCATTAATTACAGGAGGAAGTAAAGGAATTGGGCTCGGTATTGCCGAAGCCCTTTTAAAAGACGGTTATAAAGTAGCCATAACCAGCAGAACAATTGACGCAGCCAATAAGGCGGCATCCAGTTTAGTAGCTCATGGCGATATATTGGCTATTGAAGCCGATGTTAAAGACTTTAAATCGCAACAGGAAGCAGTAAGCCTGATTATTCAGAAATGGGGGCGGCTGGATGTACTGATTGCCAACGCAGGTGTGGGACACTTCGCTCCCATTGATGAACTGGACATCAATTTATGGAACGAAATTATTGATACCAACTTAACCGGTGTTTTTTACAGTATTAAAGCCAGTGTAGAGGAAATCAAAAAAACACAGGGGCATATTTTCACCATTTCGAGTTTGGCAGGCACTAACTTCTTTGCAGGCGGTTCGGCTTACAATGCCAGTAAATTTGGTTTAACCGGCTTTACACAGGCAGTAATGTTAGATTTAAGAAAATACGGCGTTAAGGTAAGCACCATTATGCCGGGTTCGGTAGCCAGTCATTTTAACGACCACAACCCCGATGCGGAGGCCGATTCCTGGAAAATACAGCCTGAAGATATGGGCAAGCTCCTGGTAGATTTATTGTCCATGCCAGCCAGAACCTTGCCAAGTAAGGTAGAAATAAGGCCAACAACCCGAAGGGATAGGAAAATCTGA
- a CDS encoding DUF1080 domain-containing protein, protein MKKLGYLFFMLTLLWGCSTTKNTSTSNGKWTSLFNGKDIKDWNVKIHHHDYNVNFGNTFRVEDGIIKVRYDQYGDFNDQFGHLYYKTPFSYYHLKLKYRMVGELQKGAPSYTLRNSGVMFHSQDPKTMPKEQDWPISIEMQFLGGLSDGRPRPTGNMCSPGTEIFYNGKMFAGHCLDSRSKTYDGDQWVSAELIVLGDSLVTHIINGDTVLQYSKPQIGGGVANRFDPKIKIDGKALKSGFIALQSEGQPVDFKDIEIIQLPIPATTKSK, encoded by the coding sequence ATGAAGAAACTCGGATACCTTTTTTTTATGCTGACTCTTTTATGGGGTTGCAGCACCACAAAAAACACAAGCACCAGCAATGGCAAGTGGACTTCACTTTTCAATGGGAAAGACATTAAAGACTGGAACGTTAAAATCCACCACCATGATTACAATGTAAACTTCGGGAATACTTTCCGCGTAGAAGATGGCATTATTAAAGTGCGTTACGATCAGTACGGCGATTTTAACGATCAGTTTGGCCACCTTTACTATAAAACACCTTTTTCATACTATCATTTAAAATTAAAATACCGCATGGTTGGTGAGCTGCAAAAAGGTGCACCCAGTTATACCTTGCGCAATAGCGGTGTGATGTTCCATTCGCAGGATCCAAAAACAATGCCTAAAGAACAGGATTGGCCAATTTCAATTGAAATGCAGTTTTTAGGTGGTTTGAGCGATGGCAGGCCACGCCCTACCGGCAACATGTGTTCACCAGGCACTGAAATTTTTTATAACGGCAAAATGTTCGCTGGTCATTGTTTAGATTCGAGATCAAAAACTTACGATGGCGACCAGTGGGTATCGGCAGAGCTGATTGTATTGGGCGATTCGCTGGTTACCCACATCATTAACGGCGATACCGTGCTGCAATACAGCAAACCCCAGATTGGCGGAGGCGTAGCTAACCGCTTCGACCCCAAAATTAAGATAGACGGTAAAGCACTTAAATCAGGTTTTATCGCCCTGCAAAGCGAAGGGCAACCAGTTGATTTTAAAGATATCGAAATCATACAGCTCCCGATACCTGCCACCACAAAATCTAAGTAA
- the mtgA gene encoding monofunctional biosynthetic peptidoglycan transglycosylase yields MAKTRTTKTKSKAKHPLLKKITNIASKVFLYFLLVSVLWVIALRFINPPITLLMVLRNIERKADGKPFKTEKKWVDFDEISDNMKRAAVSAEDQLFLKHIGFDMKAIEKAFASNAKGKKVKGGSTISQQTAKNVFLWPGRSWIRKGFEAYFTLLIELFWSKERILEVYLNVIEMGDGVYGAEAAAQEYYGKSCTKLTKKQAALIAACFPNPLRWTPKNATPYIRHRQYLILRNMNRLGPLDF; encoded by the coding sequence ATGGCGAAAACCCGGACAACCAAAACGAAAAGTAAAGCAAAACACCCGCTTTTAAAGAAGATTACCAACATTGCATCGAAGGTGTTTTTATACTTTTTGCTGGTTTCTGTTCTTTGGGTCATTGCACTTCGCTTTATTAACCCACCCATCACCTTGCTGATGGTTTTACGCAACATTGAGCGTAAAGCTGATGGAAAGCCTTTTAAAACCGAAAAAAAATGGGTTGATTTCGATGAGATTTCGGATAATATGAAACGTGCAGCGGTATCGGCCGAAGATCAGTTATTTTTAAAACATATCGGCTTTGATATGAAAGCAATCGAAAAAGCTTTTGCCAGTAATGCAAAAGGTAAAAAAGTAAAAGGAGGGAGTACCATTTCGCAACAGACAGCTAAAAATGTATTCCTGTGGCCAGGTCGTTCTTGGATTAGAAAAGGGTTTGAAGCTTATTTTACACTATTAATTGAATTGTTCTGGAGCAAAGAACGCATCTTAGAGGTTTACCTCAATGTAATCGAAATGGGTGATGGCGTTTACGGCGCTGAGGCTGCTGCACAAGAATATTATGGCAAATCGTGCACTAAATTAACCAAAAAACAAGCTGCCTTGATTGCTGCATGCTTTCCTAACCCTTTGCGTTGGACACCCAAAAATGCAACTCCTTACATCAGGCATCGCCAGTATCTGATATTAAGAAATATGAATAGGCTGGGGCCGCTTGATTTCTAA
- a CDS encoding AsmA-like C-terminal region-containing protein — translation MVSIPAGRLTACNFDGSFTNRDTVGGIIGDDNSSIKFHKLTAKYFNAPLKIDTFTVNNLSRPIATGLVTSQFPLSNLNNSLGTNDFEFKNGTADLKLYCQADIDNFKFTKPVVSGKIRIANADILYIPRNLHLIKSALDIDFNQNNLSIQNGHFQLGKSELNVNCNIANFANLYYTAPEKILVNLKMTSPQLYLKEFLPFLGPRTTKKTKSSGNKQVVSKELSNVLELSQMNIRLTVNKAIYEKFMAKNLDADISLRGGGIFFNKISVAHAGGQLSLDGNIIQQAASNSFKINSKISHVSVKDFFYSFDNFGQNTITNKNLKGYLSSLVNISGRISHTGKILPRSINGKVVFNLNNAALVNFEPMVKVGKFAFANRNLSNVEIKNLDGTLNINGDKVEISPMQISSSALNFNVKGTYALGSGTNVAMDIPLRNPKGDENLTRQEKREARMRGIVLHLKAVDDEKGGIKIRWNKDHD, via the coding sequence GTGGTTTCAATCCCAGCAGGTAGATTAACAGCCTGTAATTTTGATGGTTCGTTTACCAATCGAGATACAGTTGGCGGCATTATTGGCGATGATAACTCTTCCATCAAGTTCCATAAACTCACTGCAAAATATTTCAACGCACCATTAAAAATCGACACTTTTACGGTTAATAATCTATCACGCCCCATTGCCACGGGCTTGGTTACTTCGCAGTTTCCGCTTTCTAACCTCAATAATTCATTAGGCACAAACGACTTTGAATTTAAAAACGGAACAGCAGATTTAAAACTTTATTGCCAAGCCGATATCGATAATTTCAAATTCACCAAACCAGTGGTTTCAGGTAAAATCAGGATTGCTAATGCCGATATCCTTTACATACCACGGAACCTGCATCTGATAAAAAGTGCATTAGATATCGATTTCAACCAAAACAACTTATCTATACAAAACGGACACTTCCAGCTAGGCAAAAGCGAGCTCAACGTAAACTGCAATATTGCTAATTTTGCTAACTTGTATTATACCGCTCCCGAAAAAATACTGGTTAACCTGAAGATGACCAGTCCACAGCTATATTTAAAAGAGTTTTTACCTTTTTTGGGCCCCAGAACAACTAAAAAAACAAAATCCAGCGGAAATAAACAGGTGGTTTCTAAAGAGTTGAGTAATGTTTTAGAGCTCTCGCAAATGAATATCCGCTTAACGGTTAATAAGGCTATTTATGAGAAGTTTATGGCTAAAAACCTCGATGCCGACATATCGCTTCGGGGAGGTGGCATTTTCTTCAATAAAATCAGTGTGGCTCATGCCGGAGGTCAATTATCCTTGGATGGGAATATCATTCAGCAGGCAGCTTCAAACAGCTTTAAAATTAACTCCAAAATCAGCCATGTAAGTGTTAAAGATTTCTTTTACTCTTTTGATAATTTCGGGCAAAACACCATTACGAATAAAAACCTTAAAGGCTACTTATCTTCTTTGGTAAATATCTCCGGCCGCATATCGCATACCGGCAAAATATTGCCCCGCTCTATCAATGGTAAGGTCGTTTTTAACCTCAATAATGCTGCGCTCGTTAATTTCGAGCCGATGGTCAAAGTAGGCAAATTCGCCTTTGCCAACCGTAATTTATCTAATGTAGAAATTAAAAACCTGGATGGCACCTTAAACATCAACGGCGATAAAGTAGAAATCAGCCCAATGCAGATAAGCTCGAGTGCATTAAACTTTAACGTAAAAGGAACCTATGCTTTAGGTTCGGGAACAAATGTAGCCATGGATATTCCGCTTAGAAACCCTAAAGGAGATGAAAACCTAACCAGACAGGAAAAAAGAGAAGCCCGTATGCGTGGTATAGTGCTGCACCTAAAAGCAGTAGACGATGAAAAAGGCGGCATCAAAATCCGATGGAATAAGGATCATGATTAA
- a CDS encoding AsmA family protein yields MKRWLKISLKILAALVVLVILTWLAGAFYISRNKKEVLTSILSQLNKNLNGEITATSMEPTLLKSFPGVSVSLNGVLLRDSLWVQHKHDLLKAQDIDVSLNVLSLIVGNVNIKQIAINNAAIYIYTDSAGYSNTSIFKSKPSAEKKTSTKSSALEVKKIDFNRVSLVLDNKKRHKLFNFNIDQIQGRMEYPDSGWTGKIKLKTKVNSFAFNTRKGSFLKDKTLDGTLSAHYSKALDAVILDPEILNIGGHPFKIGAKIELDKSAFAISIAVDDILFRDVALLLAPNISSKLLKFGIEKPINIRGILLMMDLESMATR; encoded by the coding sequence ATGAAACGCTGGCTCAAAATTTCCTTAAAGATATTAGCTGCTCTGGTTGTGCTGGTTATTTTAACCTGGCTGGCTGGTGCATTTTACATTAGCCGCAATAAAAAAGAAGTGCTTACTTCTATCCTATCGCAACTAAACAAAAATTTAAACGGCGAAATAACGGCTACCAGCATGGAGCCTACCCTCCTGAAAAGTTTTCCAGGAGTTTCGGTATCGTTAAATGGTGTGTTGTTGAGAGATAGCTTATGGGTACAACACAAACACGACCTTTTAAAAGCACAGGATATTGACGTATCGCTAAATGTACTTTCGCTTATTGTTGGCAACGTAAACATTAAGCAGATTGCCATTAACAATGCAGCTATTTATATCTATACCGATTCTGCAGGTTACAGCAATACCAGTATTTTTAAAAGTAAACCTTCTGCCGAGAAAAAAACATCCACTAAATCATCGGCGCTTGAAGTCAAGAAAATTGATTTTAATAGGGTAAGTCTGGTACTCGATAACAAAAAGCGGCACAAGCTCTTCAACTTTAATATCGATCAGATACAAGGCCGGATGGAATACCCCGATAGCGGCTGGACTGGCAAAATTAAGCTAAAAACCAAGGTAAACAGCTTTGCTTTCAATACCCGGAAAGGAAGTTTTTTAAAAGACAAAACTTTAGATGGCACACTCTCTGCACATTACAGCAAAGCATTGGATGCGGTAATTTTAGATCCTGAAATATTAAATATTGGCGGACATCCCTTCAAAATCGGTGCTAAAATAGAACTGGATAAATCGGCTTTTGCCATTAGCATTGCCGTTGACGATATTTTATTCAGAGATGTAGCCCTGCTTCTTGCACCCAATATTTCTTCAAAATTGTTAAAATTTGGCATTGAAAAACCAATCAACATCAGGGGAATATTATTGATGATGGATCTGGAAAGTATGGCGACCCGCTGA
- a CDS encoding ABC transporter ATPase, with protein sequence MSFSPQSRVWIYQSDRKFSSIEENQILNKLAAFTNQWKAHGNELLAKAEIRYGFFIILTVDESQAGVTGCSIDSSVRLIKEIESEYHVDLFNRFNIAYRIDDEVKVQGKEDFETLVNIKQITPETIVFNNMVQTLADLESKWEVPFKNSWHSTVFAHLL encoded by the coding sequence ATGAGTTTTTCTCCACAATCAAGAGTTTGGATATACCAAAGCGATCGCAAGTTTTCTTCAATTGAAGAAAACCAGATCCTGAATAAATTAGCAGCTTTTACCAACCAATGGAAAGCACATGGTAATGAATTGCTGGCAAAGGCAGAAATTCGTTATGGCTTTTTTATTATCCTCACTGTTGATGAAAGCCAGGCCGGTGTTACCGGATGCTCTATCGATAGCTCGGTTAGGTTAATTAAGGAGATCGAAAGCGAATACCACGTTGATCTTTTTAATCGTTTCAATATTGCTTACCGCATTGACGATGAGGTGAAAGTTCAGGGCAAGGAAGATTTCGAAACATTGGTAAACATTAAGCAGATTACACCAGAAACGATTGTTTTTAACAACATGGTGCAAACACTGGCAGATTTGGAGAGCAAATGGGAAGTTCCCTTTAAAAATAGCTGGCACTCTACAGTTTTTGCACACTTGCTTTAA
- a CDS encoding (Fe-S)-binding protein, translating to MEFKVPTMAELMAAGEEPEILFWVGCAGSYDERAQKITRDICKILHHVGIKYAVLGTEESCTGDPAKRAGNEFLFQMQAMTNIEVLNAYNIKKIVTGCPHCFNTIKNEYPGLGGTYEVIHHTQLIQDLISEGKLKAEGGESFKGKKITYHDPCYLGRANGIYEAPRKALEVLDAQLVEMKRCKSNGLCCGAGGAQMFKEPEKGNKDINVERVDEALQTNPQVIAAGCPFCMTMLSDGIKLKDKEQEVKVLDIAEITARANGL from the coding sequence ATGGAATTTAAAGTACCTACAATGGCCGAATTAATGGCTGCTGGCGAAGAACCGGAAATACTATTTTGGGTTGGATGTGCCGGAAGCTACGATGAACGGGCGCAAAAAATAACCCGCGATATCTGCAAAATCTTACATCATGTGGGCATTAAATACGCTGTTTTAGGCACCGAAGAAAGCTGTACAGGCGATCCGGCAAAGCGTGCAGGTAACGAGTTTTTATTCCAGATGCAGGCCATGACCAATATTGAGGTTTTGAATGCCTACAATATTAAAAAAATCGTAACTGGCTGTCCGCACTGCTTTAATACTATCAAAAACGAATATCCAGGCCTGGGCGGAACCTACGAGGTTATCCACCATACACAGTTGATTCAGGATTTAATTAGCGAAGGGAAACTGAAAGCTGAAGGTGGCGAAAGTTTTAAGGGTAAAAAAATTACCTACCACGATCCTTGTTACCTGGGCCGTGCCAATGGCATTTATGAAGCGCCACGAAAAGCACTCGAAGTTTTAGATGCCCAGCTGGTAGAAATGAAACGCTGCAAAAGCAATGGTTTATGTTGCGGAGCCGGCGGAGCACAAATGTTTAAAGAACCCGAAAAAGGCAATAAAGATATTAACGTAGAACGTGTTGACGAAGCCTTACAAACCAATCCTCAGGTGATAGCTGCAGGCTGCCCTTTTTGCATGACCATGTTAAGCGATGGGATTAAGTTGAAAGATAAAGAACAGGAAGTTAAGGTATTGGATATTGCAGAAATTACCGCAAGAGCGAATGGCCTCTAA
- a CDS encoding (Fe-S)-binding protein, whose translation MVAQILFLVLTLAAIALFTVNLRKIIRNIRLGKAVNRNDQPAKRLITMLRVAFGQSKMVVRPIPAFLHFFVYIGFVIINIEVLEIMIDGIFGTHRIFNGLGGLYNFLIASFEILAFTVWVSCAIFLIRRNILKLKRFSGVEMKSWPKSDANYILITEILLMTAFLLMNAADAKLQSIGAGHYVQAGAFPVSQYLINLLPSTESALVIIERSCWWFHIIGILAFLNYLPYSKHFHIIFAFPNTYFSNLEPKGEFTNMASVTNEVKAMLDPSFVPAESEPGKFGAKDVTDLTWVNLMNAYTCTECGRCTSVCPANITGKLLSPRKIMMDTRDRITEVGQNIDKHGAEHQDGKSLLDDYISREEIWACTSCNACTEACPVNIDPLQIIVELRRFAVMEESQAPASINAMMGNIENNQAPWKYSPADRFNWAEGS comes from the coding sequence ATGGTAGCACAGATCCTTTTTCTAGTACTTACACTTGCAGCAATTGCGCTGTTTACAGTTAACCTCCGTAAAATTATCCGTAATATCCGGTTGGGGAAAGCGGTTAATCGCAACGATCAGCCTGCAAAGCGCTTGATAACGATGTTACGTGTGGCATTTGGTCAGTCTAAAATGGTGGTACGCCCCATTCCGGCATTCCTCCATTTCTTCGTATACATTGGCTTTGTCATCATCAACATCGAGGTGCTCGAAATCATGATCGATGGAATTTTCGGCACACACCGCATTTTTAACGGCCTTGGCGGTTTATATAACTTTTTAATTGCCTCGTTTGAAATCCTGGCTTTTACCGTTTGGGTATCGTGTGCCATCTTCCTGATCCGCAGAAACATCTTAAAATTAAAGCGTTTCAGCGGGGTAGAAATGAAAAGCTGGCCAAAATCTGATGCCAACTATATCCTCATTACCGAAATATTATTAATGACTGCTTTCCTGCTGATGAATGCTGCTGATGCAAAATTACAAAGCATCGGCGCAGGTCATTACGTACAAGCAGGTGCATTTCCGGTTAGCCAGTATTTGATAAATTTATTACCATCAACCGAAAGCGCTTTGGTGATTATTGAACGCAGCTGCTGGTGGTTCCACATTATCGGTATTTTAGCTTTCTTAAACTACCTACCATATTCAAAGCATTTCCATATCATTTTTGCTTTTCCAAACACCTATTTTTCTAATCTTGAGCCTAAGGGTGAGTTTACCAACATGGCATCAGTAACTAATGAGGTTAAAGCCATGCTCGATCCGTCTTTTGTACCAGCAGAAAGCGAACCTGGTAAATTTGGGGCAAAAGATGTGACAGATTTGACCTGGGTAAACTTAATGAATGCCTATACTTGCACTGAATGTGGAAGGTGTACTTCAGTTTGTCCGGCAAATATTACAGGCAAGCTTTTATCACCACGTAAGATTATGATGGATACCCGCGACCGGATTACGGAAGTTGGCCAAAACATCGATAAACATGGCGCAGAACATCAGGATGGTAAATCTTTGTTAGATGATTACATTAGCAGAGAAGAGATCTGGGCCTGTACCAGTTGCAACGCTTGTACCGAAGCTTGCCCTGTTAATATCGATCCTTTACAGATTATTGTAGAGTTGCGTCGTTTTGCAGTAATGGAAGAATCGCAGGCACCTGCAAGTATCAATGCCATGATGGGTAACATTGAAAACAACCAGGCGCCATGGAAATACTCTCCAGCCGACCGTTTTAACTGGGCAGAAGGCTCTTAG